The DNA region CGGATGGAAGACCCGCGCGTCTTCGACTGGGCGCACGCCAAACTCTTCGAGCTGATCGGGGACGGGGTGGTGACGGGCGTGCGGCTCGACCACACCGACGGCCTCTACGACCCCGCCGGGTACTTCCGGGCGCTCCAGCGCGGGGCCGCGCGGGCGCTGGGGCGCGAGTGGCGGGGGGAGGAGGGCGAAGCGCTGCCCCTCTACGTGGTGGCCGAGAAGATTCTGGAACCCGGCGAGGCCCTGCCTGGAGACTGGGCCATCCACGGCACGACCGGCTACGACTTTCTGGCGCAGCTCGGCGGCACCTTCGTGGAGGCCGGGCACGAGGAGGAGGTCACGGCGATCTACCGCCGCTTCACCGGAGACCGCGCGAGCTACGGCGAGCACCTCTACGCGGGCAAGCACCTGATTCAGCGCGTCTCGCTGCCCGGCGAGGTCAACGTGCTGGCCGAGCATTTGGAGCGGCTGGCGGAAGCCGACCTGAGGTTCCGCGACTTCACGCTCAGCCAGTTGCGCGAGGTGATTCGCGAAACCATCGCCTCCTTTCCGGTGTACCGCACCTACGTGCGCGAAGGCGGCTCGCGCGAGCCGGGCGACGACGCCAAGATCGAGCACGCGGTCCGCGAGGCCAAGGCGCACCGGGCGGCGGCGGGCCGCGACCTCGACCCCAGCCTCTTTGACTTTCTCTCGGCGGTGCTGCGGCTGGACGCGCCGGGCGAGGCCACCCGCGCCCGCTACGCCGACTTCGCGCTGAAGTTCCAGCAGCTCACCGGCCCGGTCACCGCCAAGGGCGCCGAGGACACCGCCTTTTACCGCTACGCGCGGCTGCTTTCCCTGAACGAGGTGGGGGGCGACCCGGCGCTGTTCGGCACGCCGCCCCGGGCCTTTCACGCGGCGGCCCGCGCCCGGCAGGCCCGCTGGCCCCATGCCATGCTCGCCGCCTCCACCCACGACACCAAACGCGGCGAGGACACGCGCGCGCGCATCAGCGTGCTTTCGGAGCTGCCGCAAACCTGGGCGGCCTACCTCAGCGGCTGGTCTCCCCTGATCCGCTCGCTCGAACAGGACCTGGACACCGGGCGCGCGCCCGCCGCGCTGGACACCTACACCCTGCTTCAGACGGTGCTGGGCGCCTACCCGCTGGACGGCCGTCTGGAGGACTTCGGGGAGCGCCTCAGCGCCTACTTGCTCAAGGCGGCCCGCGAGGCCAAGCTGCGCACCAGCTGGGCCGCCCCCGACGGCGAGTACGAGGCGGCGCTGGAGCACCTGGTACGCGGCCTGCTGGGCCACGAGCGTTTCCTGAGCAGCCTGGGTGAACTGCACGCGCGCATCTCGACCCACGGGGCGCAAAACGGCCTCTCGGCCACGCTGGTGCGCCTGACCGCGCCCGGCGTGCCCGACACCTACCAGGGCTGCGAGGGCTGGAACCAGAGCCTGGTGGACCCCGACAACCGCCGCCCGGTGGACTACCCGGCGCGCGCCCGTCTGCTGGCGCGCATCGAGAAACGCTGGCCCGTGGACGGCCCCGGGCTGGCCGCCGACCTGCTGGCGCGTTACCCGGACGGCGGCGTCAAGCTGCTGGTGACCTGGGCGGCCCTCCGGGCACGGCGGGCACACCCGGAGCTGTTTCGTCACGGCGGCTACCGCCCCATCGAGGCCGGAAAGTACCTGCTCGCCTTTGCCCGCGAGCACGCGGACGAGGTCGCCGTGACGGTCGCGCCGCGCCTCACGCTGACCCTGACCCGGGAAAAGGCGCCCTGGGCGTTGGGGGAGGTCTGGGGCAACCGCCAGCTCACCCTGCCGCGTCCCGGCAGCTACCGCAACGTGCTGACGGGCGAACGCCTGCGCGTGCGCGGCCAGAAGGTGCCCGTGGCGAAAGTGCTGGAGACGTTCCCGCTGGCGCTGCTGGTCAGGGAGTAGCGGTCAGGGGGACGGGGCACACCCGCGCGGGGGCACCTGCAAGTCCACGCGGGTCGCGCCCCGGAAGGTGACCACCGTTCCCCGCGCGAGCTGCCCGCTGACGCAGCCCGGCTTCAGGGCACGCGGCCCGACCCACACGCGGCCTCCCCGAAAACGGAGGCTGTACCTGACCGTCCGCCGCGCCGTCAGTGCCCCACTCACCCAGGAGGCGGTGAAAGAATGGGTGCCGCCCTGGTTTTTTTCCACCGAGAGCAGCGAACTGTAGCCGCTCCACCGGACGGCTGGGCCATTTGCGGGCGCGGCCAGCGCCGCCGGGCCGATCATCCCTGCGCCGACCAGACTCAGGGTGAGGAGGAAGGGAGGGAGGGGTCTCATGGGGGCCTCCGGAAACGGGAAGGGTGAGGGGCGGGGCCTTCAGCGTACCCCCAGCGGGGAAGAGCAGGCTCCAGATGGGCCGGAAACTTTTCACCCCCCCACCCCGTATCCTGAGGCGTATGCAACTGACTGCCACACGCACCGAAAATCTGGTTCGCACCTTCATGGCGCGGACGTACTCGTGGATGGCGGCGGGCCTGGCCCTGACCGCCGGAGTCGCCTACCTCACCGCGCAAAACGAGGGCCTGGCCTATCAGGTCATGAACCTGCGCTTGCCCCTGATCATCGCGCAGCTCGTGATCGTGTTCGCCCTCAGCGGGCTGGCGCAGCGGATGAACAGCGCCCTGGCCGGGACCCTCTTCATCGTCTACGCCGCCCTGACGGGGCTGACTTTCAGCGCGCTGCTGTTCGTCTACAGCCCCGCCGCCGTGACGGCCGCCTTCCTGACCACCGCCGGGACCTTCGCGGCGATGAGCGTGGTGGGCTACGTCATCAAGCGTGACCTCAGCGCGATGGGCCGCTTTTTCCTCTTCGCCCTGATCGGCCTCTTGATCGCCATGATCGTCAACCTGTTCGTGGCGAGCAGCGCCCTGACGCTGGGCATCAGCGTGGTCGGCGTGCTGCTGTTCGCGGGCCTGACCGCCTACGACACCCAGATGCTGCGCAACCTCGCGCTGAGCGGCGTGCAGGGCGAGATGGCCGAGCGCGCGGCGATCAATGGCGCCCTGGCGCTGTACCTCAACTTCATCAACATGTTCCTCTTTATCCTGCGCCTCTTCGGAATCGGCGGCGGCGGCGTGGGCGGCAGCGACGACTGAGCCGAGGCGCTCGCCACACAGAAGGCCCCAGCGAACGCCGGGGCCTTTTTCCTGTGCTGGCACCTGCTTTCTTACCGCACCCCGGTCAGCTTGGTCCAGTAGTAGTCGTACTTGCCCATCAATACCGGGTACGGCCCCTCCCCGATGGCCGGGAAGTGGCTTCCCCCGGCCAGGGTCACGGGCACGCGGCCCACATGCTCGGCGAGGTCGAGGTGCGCGGCCTGCGCGTTTCCGGCGAAGTTGCTGATGATCAAAAGGGTCTCGCCGTCGTGCTGGCGGGTGAAGGCGAGCACCGCCGGGTTGCCGGTCTCGATGAACGTCAGATCGCCGTGCGCGAAGACGGGATGGGCACGGCGCAGGTCGAGCTGGCGGGACATCCACTTCAGCAGGCTGCTGGGGTCGCGCTCCTGGCTGGTCACGTTGACGCGCTGGTAGCCGTAGACCGGGTCCTGGATGGGCGGGTAGAAGCACTGCTCGGGGGCAGCTGAGGAAAAGCCGCCGCTGACGCCCGCGCTCCACTGCATCGGCGTGCGGACGCCGTTGCGGTCGGCCAGGGTCAGGTTGTCGCCCATGCCGATCTCGTCGCCGTAATACAGGATCGGGCTGCCGGGCAGGGCGAACAGCACGGTGGTGAGCAGCTCGATGCGGCGGCGGTCGTTGTCGAGCAGCGGCGCGAGGCGGCGGCGAATCCCCACGTTGATCTTCATGCGGGTGTCGGGCGCGTAGGCCGCGTACATGAAGGCGCGTTCCTCGTCGGTGACCATCTCCAGCGTCAGCTCGTCGTGGTTGCGCAGGAAAGTCGCCCACTGCCCGAAAGAGGGGATGCCCGGCAGGCGGCCCATAATCTCGCGGATGGAGGTCGTGTCCTCGCGCTTCAGGCTCATAAAGAGCCGGGGCATCACCGGGAAGTTGAAGCACATGTGGAACTCGGGGTCGTGTTCGTGGCCGAAATACTCCACCACGTCTTCCGGCCACTGGTTGGCCTCCGCGAGCAGCAGGCGGCCGGGGTACTCGGTGTCCACCATCCGCCGCAGGCCCCGGAGGATGTCGTGCGTCTCGGGCAGGTTCTCGCAATTGGTGCCCTCGCGCTCGATCAGGTAGGGCACGGCGTCCACCCGGAAGCCGTCCACGCCCAAGTCCAGCCAGAAGCGCGCGGCGTTCAGCAGCTCCTCTTGCACCCGGGGATTGTCGAAGTTCAGGTCCGGCTGGTGCGAGAAGAAGCGGTGCCAGTAGTACTTGCCGCAGCTCTCGTCGAGGCTCCAGTTGCTGGTCTCGGTGTCGGTGAAGATGATGCGCGCTTCCGCGTACTCGCGGCCGGTTTCGCTCCAGACGTAGTAGTCGTGGTACTCGTTCGGGCTGCCGTCGGGCAGGGTGGGGCCGCGCCGCGCC from Deinococcus budaensis includes:
- the treY gene encoding malto-oligosyltrehalose synthase, with protein sequence MTEVPSPAAPLPPHLPSSTYRLQLHAGFDFAAARRLLPYLARLGVTEVYLSPVWTSTPGSTHGYDVTDHAQVNPALGGEAGLRRLSARARELGLGLILDFVPNHMGIQGGHNPYWEDVLTHGQASRYAHFFDISWQPLKRALENKVLLPVLGEQYGRVLERGELVLHREGGTFFLTYWERRLPVSPRTLAGPLTALAAELVGLLPAADHAELASVARAAANLPVSTSADLTDEDRLARAQESEVITRRLGTLAEASRPVRAALDRMVTETNADPARLDALIQDQNYRLASWRVAAEQINYRRFFDINDLAALRMEDPRVFDWAHAKLFELIGDGVVTGVRLDHTDGLYDPAGYFRALQRGAARALGREWRGEEGEALPLYVVAEKILEPGEALPGDWAIHGTTGYDFLAQLGGTFVEAGHEEEVTAIYRRFTGDRASYGEHLYAGKHLIQRVSLPGEVNVLAEHLERLAEADLRFRDFTLSQLREVIRETIASFPVYRTYVREGGSREPGDDAKIEHAVREAKAHRAAAGRDLDPSLFDFLSAVLRLDAPGEATRARYADFALKFQQLTGPVTAKGAEDTAFYRYARLLSLNEVGGDPALFGTPPRAFHAAARARQARWPHAMLAASTHDTKRGEDTRARISVLSELPQTWAAYLSGWSPLIRSLEQDLDTGRAPAALDTYTLLQTVLGAYPLDGRLEDFGERLSAYLLKAAREAKLRTSWAAPDGEYEAALEHLVRGLLGHERFLSSLGELHARISTHGAQNGLSATLVRLTAPGVPDTYQGCEGWNQSLVDPDNRRPVDYPARARLLARIEKRWPVDGPGLAADLLARYPDGGVKLLVTWAALRARRAHPELFRHGGYRPIEAGKYLLAFAREHADEVAVTVAPRLTLTLTREKAPWALGEVWGNRQLTLPRPGSYRNVLTGERLRVRGQKVPVAKVLETFPLALLVRE
- a CDS encoding Bax inhibitor-1/YccA family protein; translation: MQLTATRTENLVRTFMARTYSWMAAGLALTAGVAYLTAQNEGLAYQVMNLRLPLIIAQLVIVFALSGLAQRMNSALAGTLFIVYAALTGLTFSALLFVYSPAAVTAAFLTTAGTFAAMSVVGYVIKRDLSAMGRFFLFALIGLLIAMIVNLFVASSALTLGISVVGVLLFAGLTAYDTQMLRNLALSGVQGEMAERAAINGALALYLNFINMFLFILRLFGIGGGGVGGSDD
- the treS gene encoding maltose alpha-D-glucosyltransferase; this encodes MTQAAPPPEWYKSAVFYELSVRTFADGNGDGKGDFPGLTGRLDYLKDLGVDCLWLLPFYPSPLRDDGYDVADYTEIHPDLGTLDDFRVFLREAHARGLRVIGDLVTNHTSAEHPWFQAARRGPTLPDGSPNEYHDYYVWSETGREYAEARIIFTDTETSNWSLDESCGKYYWHRFFSHQPDLNFDNPRVQEELLNAARFWLDLGVDGFRVDAVPYLIEREGTNCENLPETHDILRGLRRMVDTEYPGRLLLAEANQWPEDVVEYFGHEHDPEFHMCFNFPVMPRLFMSLKREDTTSIREIMGRLPGIPSFGQWATFLRNHDELTLEMVTDEERAFMYAAYAPDTRMKINVGIRRRLAPLLDNDRRRIELLTTVLFALPGSPILYYGDEIGMGDNLTLADRNGVRTPMQWSAGVSGGFSSAAPEQCFYPPIQDPVYGYQRVNVTSQERDPSSLLKWMSRQLDLRRAHPVFAHGDLTFIETGNPAVLAFTRQHDGETLLIISNFAGNAQAAHLDLAEHVGRVPVTLAGGSHFPAIGEGPYPVLMGKYDYYWTKLTGVR